The following proteins are co-located in the Silene latifolia isolate original U9 population chromosome 1, ASM4854445v1, whole genome shotgun sequence genome:
- the LOC141605946 gene encoding L-type lectin-domain containing receptor kinase IX.1-like, which yields MSSHPPTLLLSLIIIISTNYVVTSSPSSSSSSSSSTSVCDGQVIFNLPKFNPSNCKHGGELICMGAVKPGEGYLNLTTISKNRSSTDDFNAIARVLYGDPVQVWPASFCTSFSLRILPSLDQVFTGDGMTFVIAPDNHPSPNASFGSYLGLQNIQLSGGNQVKQLAIELDTFKNEWDPDGNHIGIDTLSVMNSVIAKSLNSSNIDLKSGQEIRVKIAYDGWTKKLQIYVGYEGTPLISFLNHTIKVSKIVPSSAYIGFTASTGTLTETHQIFNWVFTASPLPYSTVEDNKKKRIILETVVPILGTLFLIALCAFPIARRRMIKKRERIRRMEDIERQSATTAPKKFTYKQLAKATKNFSRENLLGSGGFGSVYKGYIADTSQTIAVKRISDYSRQGEREYLAEICTIGRLRHKNILILQGWCHENEHLLLVYDFMANGSLQEFLTGRRFLNWETRNRILTGLSSALLYLHEECGDPVVHRDVKPSNVMLDSEFNPRLGDFGLARLLKNAAGVTTMVAGTLGYMAPEVSYTGKATTESDVYSYGVVVLEVVCGKRFSNLLGESCLVEYAWDMHLNGSLLECVDPNLRGDFDKDQAIKLLSIGLSCLHLDASMRPNMRKVVQVSMNPDEPPIELPDTRPKGVYVSIHGFSDPPSMVTLSPITAVTLPDYYSPGESSEFPSEILAR from the exons ATGTCAAGTCATCCACCAACTCTACTACTATCATTAATCATCATTATTAGCACTAATTATGTAGTAACCTCCTCCCCTTCCTCGTCATCGTCATCGTCTTCGTCTACTTCAGTTTGTGATGGGCAGGTAATATTTAACTTGCCTAAATTTAACCCTTCAAATTGCAAGCATGGAGGTGAACTGATATGCATGGGAGCAGTTAAACCAGGAGAAGGGTACTTGAATTTAACAACAATATCAAAGAACAGGTCGTCTACTGATGATTTTAACGCCATCGCTCGAGTTTTGTACGGTGATCCAGTCCAAGTATGGCCTGCTTCTTTCTGTACAAGCTTCTCCTTAAGGATTTTACCTAGTCTTGACCAAGTCTTTACTGGGGATGGTATGACTTTTGTTATTGCTCCAGATAATCATCCTTCTCCTAATGCTAGCTTTGGTTCTTACCTCGGTCTCCAAAATATCCAACTTTCAG GTGGAAATCAAGTAAAACAGCTCGCAATCGAGTTGGACACATTCAAAAATGAATGGGATCCTGATGGAAATCACATAGGAATTGATACATTAAGTGTAATGAATTCTGTTATTGCAAAATCCCTGAATTCATCGAACATAGACCTCAAGAGTGGCCAAGAAATCAGGGTAAAAATAGCATATGATGGGTGGACAAAGAAGCTTCAAATATATGTGGGTTATGAAGGGACACCCTTAATTAGTTTCCTTAATCACACAATTAAGGTCTCTAAGATAGTCCCAAGTTCAGCTTACATAGGGTTTACAGCCTCCACAGGAACATTGACTGAAACCCACCAAATTTTTAACTGGGTTTTTACTGCCAGCCCGTTACCATACTCAACAGTTGAGGACAATAAAAAGAAGAGGATCATTTTGGAAACAGTTGTTCCAATTTTAGGGACATTGTTCCTCATTGCATTATGTGCATTCCCGATTGCCCGAAGACGGATGATTAAGAAGAGGGAAAGGATTAGGAGGATGGAAGATATCGAAAGGCAGTCGGCCACCACAGCCCCGAAGAAGTTTACTTACAAGCAGCTGGCCAAGGCTACTAAAAACTTCAGCAGGGAAAATTTGTTGGGAAGTGGTGGTTTTGGAAGTGTTTATAAGGGGTATATTGCGGATACTTCTCAAACCATTGCTGTCAAGAGGATTTCCGATTACTCTCGACAAG GTGAGAGGGAATACCTGGCAGAGATATGCACGATAGGGCGACTAAGGCACAAAAACATATTGATACTCCAAGGTTGGTGTCACGAGAACGAACATCTACTCCTTGTTTACGACTTCATGGCCAATGGGAGCCTACAAGAGTTCCTCACAGGCCGAAGATTCCTTAACTGGGAGACAAGGAACAGAATACTAACCGGTTTATCATCAGCATTACTGTACCTTCATGAAGAATGTGGTGACCCTGTGGTACACAGAGATGTCAAACCTAGCAATGTCATGTTAGACTCCGAGTTTAACCCTCGTCTAGGTGACTTTGGCCTAGCTCGGTTGCTTAAAAATGCAGCCGGAGTAACGACAATGGTGGCTGGAACCCTAGGGTACATGGCACCTGAAGTTAGCTACACTGGCAAGGCGACAACTGAATCCGATGTTTATAGCTATGGAGTCGTGGTTTTGGAGGTGGTGTGTGGGAAAAGATTCAGCAATCTCCTAGGGGAGAGTTGCTTGGTAGAGTATGCATGGGATATGCATCTCAACGGCTCCTTGCTTGAGTGCGTAGACCCAAACCTACGCGGGGATTTCGACAAGGATCAAGCAATTAAGTTACTATCTATCGGGCTTTCATGTTTGCATTTGGATGCGAGTATGAGACCCAACATGAGAAAGGTGGTGCAGGTTTCAATGAACCCAGATGAACCACCGATCGAACTCCCAGATACTCGTCCTAAGGGAGTGTATGTGTCTATTCACGGATTTTCGGACCCACCGAGTATGGTAACTCTTAGTCCAATTACCGCCGTTACATTGCCAGATTACTACAGTCCAGGAGAGAGCTCTGAGTTTCCGAGTGAAATATTAGCTCGCTAG